Genomic DNA from Fusarium oxysporum Fo47 chromosome IX, complete sequence:
TATCTGTGCCTTCCTAATGCAGCTATTTGCGGGGTTCGTGATATCAGCATCGTGGTATGATAAGTTGTTCGTGTCGATCGGTGGGCGGGAGTTTCCTATTGGCTGGGCCGTTTGACAAAAGTTCGATGGAGGGCATTGACCAATtgattgaggttgaggcttCGCTTAGCGTTCGTAGAAGGAGTGAGGAGACGGTTCTGAAGGTTCGAGAATGAGACTTTGGTGTGTGATAGACTTTGAAAGATCAGATGTTTAAAACGTCAGACGGAGGGTGGGACAGTGTTGCATTCCGGCGTAAACTTAAAGAAAGGCCCTTTGGGAACTATTCGCGGATTAAGCTGGATTGCTCGCCATGAGGCGTAGGAGTATTGAGTTGGTGTAAACCCTATGAATATCTTGGCTGGCAGGAGCATAgtgtcttcgtcgtcaacaTTATGGTTTTATCCTCATCCCACTAGGTCAGCCATTGTTAAAAGTCTGATCGTTGAACCAGATTCCAAAGTCTCGATCGATGGACTTCGGCACATGTGGCTACTCTACTCTTGGATAATCCTTCTGTTGGTTTCTCAGGTATATGCCTTGAAGCCCAGAACCTAGCCTCCTATACCGAGTATTGTTTCGctaaatttatatatatatggCATAGATAATATGCTCCCGGCACTTCTGCTTTTTGTTGTCTATGCTGATGTATGTTGAATATCAGGCTCTCTGTATATGCAAAGaccttatatatatcccAAGTCATGAACCCAACCGAAACTCCAGTAATTCAACCCAAATATCATGACTTACTCATCTCCTCACGAAGCTGTTTCTGAAACTCATacttcctctccctcctATCATTCTCCCTCCTTCTAAACTCatccctcctcctcctctccccAAGTGTACTCCCCAAACTTGGATCAGGACTCTCCCAATCAAGCGGCACCTCCTGGAAAATAATCGGCGTCCAAACCGGCAGAAGCCTCATCCCAATCTCACTCCCCGAAGGCGGAAGTATCTTCCACGTCTCATCCGTCTGAATATCTCGTCGTTCAACGGGTATGAAAGCCGCTGGCTCAGGTGGATTGAGCTTTAGATATGAGACTTTTCTATCGCGATCAGAGCGCCATTCTCGATATTCAATCTCTGCATGTGCAGCTTGCTCGTCGCTTAATTCAAGAACatatgcttcttcttcttcttctaaaAGCGGCGGTTGTGATTGCGTCGCGTATTTCGGCTCCCATTCTCGAAGCTTGGTGTGGCATTTTTCCAGCGCTGACCAATGCCTTTCGAGAGCTTTCGCGCGACTGTGAATATCGTGAGGTTCGTCGGGAATAGGCGCCCTTCGCCCACCTCTTCTCGCAATAGCACCAATCGTATCCCTTATATCTGTCTCCCTCAGAACCAACCACGTTAAATCGCGCCTCGTTTCCAAACTGCGCAGTAATTTCGAGCAAAAGTGATAATCATCACCCGGCAACGACGTGGGAACAAGAGTGTCGCGGAGAACACGATCAATGTAGCGCACTTCGCACAGCGTGTTCTCAAGCCTCGCGTCTTTGGGAATGTCCCTAAAGGGGTTGCAGCGCTCGATAAAAGCGCTCCCCACACGGGCGTTGGAGTCGCTGAGGGGTTTAAGGTTGATTATCCCGGTGATTGGGGAGCTGCGGGCCTTGAAGGCGTTGAGAAAGCCTCGAATTGCACTCATGATGCATTTTCTGGCCGGACTGAGGGGGGTTAAAAGAGGGAATGATATTTTGAGGAACAGGTGAAAGAGGGAAAATTCTTGTTTTTAAAACCCCCAAACTTGAGAAAAGCTGGGCGCTGCGAGTGATCCTTGTCCCTCCCGTGTTGCTCCGCTTGGCCGTCTCACAGTGAGGCCTTTCGCTGACATTCGGACAATGCCGTGTGCTTTGACCAGTTCAGCACGACAGATAGAAGCGGTGTATTAAAAGTTTTCACAATTAACAAAGACACTTATTATAACTAGCTTCTTTTCCGAAAATATTAAAAACCGCAATATTCTGTGCAAAAGTCTCAACTCCAACATCTCAAAAATCTTCAGTGATCGGCGTCACATGTAACCAATTCGTCCTCTCACCCGCGGGAACCTACCCCAAGCGAATCAAGCTCATCGCCACCGCGCCCGATTCTCCTCTTCGTACAAATCATAGGAATACCCGTTCCATTCATCCTGCAGAGTGCGAGCATCAATGCTACTGCGCGTTCCTTGACCAGGCAATCGACGAGCTTGGAATGATAGAGACTAGTGGCCCAACCAACCCTCAATGCGACCGTTGCCAAGAAACTCCATCCAACCTTCGTTGTTATCCCCATAAATTACAGGTCCCTGATCTTCACGACCCCGCCATTTGAACCAGACGCGATCATGCGATGAGCGCATGGGACGTTCTTCAAAGAGGAGTACACCTTCGTAGACACCGAGGTTAAATCTTCCCCAGAGTCTGTTGCCAGAAATTGTGAGGGTCAATTGGAACTCGTCAGGGTCAAAATCCCATTGCTCGCTCACATCGAGCGATTCAACTTCGTAGTCGCCATTTAAAAGGCCCAAAGGTGCAAGGCTGACCTCGTCGACGTCATCGCTGCTGTTATTCTCATCCGAGGAGTAATCCTGATCTGGAAATTCCGAGTATGGGGGTGGAGCATCATCGTAGCCGGACGGAGCGGGTATTCGTCCCCGGGCCGCAAAAGCGCCGCTGCGTCGAGCAGTCTGAGGCGTTGCGAATCTGGGTGCTTCGGGAGAAGGGTCTCTTGCTGTCTGTCGGCTCGGACCACCTGTTGACCATCGGGATGAGTTTCCTCGGCGGGCAGTTTGATTAGTTCGTGGCTGTTTTGTCGGTTCTGTTGCAGCGGTGCTTGCTCCTCGGCCAGCGGCTTGAGATGCACCGCCTCTAACACAGCGCGCAGTCTGGGGCTTTCGTGCCAGTGTCGGTGCGGGGCCCGTTTCAGGGTCCTTTGCCGCTGTCTTTGCCGTGCTTTTGGCGGGTGCCTTAGCTGGTGTTTTCGCTGGCGCTTTTGCCTTTGGTGTCACAGCCTTTGGTGCAACGGTCTTTGGCTTTTTGGCCGTCGCGTTGCTTTCATCGTCATTTGCTTTTCTCTTTGGACCCGGTGCAGAAGTTTTCTTCGTCTCAGTCTTCACAGGCGTCACTTGCGCAGCAGGTTTGCTCGCCGCACCCTTCTTCGCCTCACGATCGTTCTTTGTCCATTCTTTCTTCAGTTTGGTCTCAAGCTTGCTCACAGTAGCTGGCACCTTGAGGTTTCCCGCATTCGCCGCATCAAACAGTCGCATGCGCGCGACAGACTTGGTCTTGGATGGAGGGAGACCATAGTGAATAAGTTTGGCCTCAAACCAGTGTGCGGGGTGATATTTGTCGTTGCCAGACGTGAAATGCTCCTTGAGCTCGGTTGCTGTGGCGCGCCGATGACGGTTCTGGCCAGAGGATTGAGCGAAAAATACACCTTCGGCGAATGCGAAGCCATCCTCCGAGACAGGAGGAGCTCCAGGCCATGCACTGGCAGCATATGCTTTGGGCATGATGTCGCAAGTGGTTTGTGTCTGGCGTTTGTGATTTGAGGCCTGACAAGCGAGAGATGATGCTGTCTTCAGTGCCTCACGTGCCCAGTTTTATGCCGCCCCAATGCATATGTCTGTACTGACTTCATGCTACAGGTTATTCACACTTCCTTATACAGCCGTGGCAAGCACTGTCAATCCTAATATTTCCAGCCCACGAACTAGCGACCTACGAGATCTAAGACGGATTTAAGTTGCAGTTCGGGGGATTGAATTTAAGCTAACTAAAGAGCAAATACGAAGTGAATATCTGAAGCAAGCAACCATAGTATGCCGAGAAAGTCGAATGGACTTGAACTTCTGCAAAAGAAACAATGAAAGTTTTACTATAATCTATCTGCTAAATCAGGAACAATCTATATGCTACTTTCCCGGATCCCGAACCAAATGCAAAGACGTCTATCGAATGAAATCATGCCCTCAAAAGTCGCAGGACCTTAAAACTCATCTGGAGCTCCCTCAAAGATACCAAAGCCCTTGTTCAGCAACTCCTCATCCCGGCGAAAGTTACAAGACTCCTTAACAGCATCCGTCCACATATCCTTACCACCCTGCGTCTTAGACGCCAACTTAACACCCTTAGCAACTGTCCTAGCAGCTGTAGCAACAGGCCCAACACCAGGAATAGCATAAGTGCTCGCAAAAACAGCTTCCTTCATAACATTCACCATAATCTCACACGTAACACTTCCAATCTCTCTAAAACCCTTGTCAAGACCTCTAGCTGTGAAATCAACAGTAGCTGTAGCGAGAAAGTCCGCTGCTGAAGTGTCGCATTGGCATTGTCCGATGGCATAGCGCTCGCCGTCGGGGTTCGCGCCTAGCATGTCGTTTGTGAATTTGCTAGGGTGCACGGTGGTGCAGATTTTGGTGCGGTCGTTTTTGCAGTAGACGCCGCATGCCCATGCACCGTCGCGGGGAGAAGGGTCGAGGTAGAAGAGGCAGAGGCCTTGTCTTGCGAATGCTCCGTTTTGGCGGTGGTAGGCGTCCCAGGACTTGTCTTGGTATTGACGCCTGGTCAGGGAGGAGTCTTCATGAGTGGGTAGGGCAGCGCCAGTAACCAAAGGGACCAGGGTGGCGGCGAGGGTGAGAAGAGTGTTGAAGGCAACCATCTTGAGTGTGTGAAGCTGAGGATAGCATGAATTGATAGTGAGTATCGTTTGAGGAAGATGCTGTGGAGCTTGTGAAATTGAATGTCGAGCTGATAGTTGTgaatggtgatgagaatgcAGTTCATTTCTCGAGCGTCTCTCTACTGTATCTTATAACATTTACATATGCTTATTTTGTTTATCCATTAGGCGCAGTACTCGAGGCTGACATAGAGCTATCACCAAACCAGACGATGAGCTTACTGAGAATATCTTCTGCCCTTGCGATCACATAAGGCGAGATCCTCTGCCAAGGCCTAAGCGCTTAGTACTTGACTTCTCACTGCCCCGGAATCCTTGTCTCCAATTGGCTGCAGAACGGAATCCATAAGAAAGATCCAGTTCTTTCTCTTGGCTTTTGAATTATCCTGGCCACGTAAAAGCGCGATTGGCTCATTAACTGTATATTTAGCTGACGAGCTTCCCAAACTGAAATGTCTCCGATCAAGACATCGAGGAGCCATAGAATGTTGGGCAGTGCTGAGGGTTCGCCAAGCCTGATATAGCCGCTCTGACAGAGAACGAGAACTATTTCTGGCAATTAATTGGCTTTCGTAGATAGACACCATGACATGCGATTAGTATGTTGCTGCTATTCCTTCacctggagcttcttgaagaacaCTTAGCCTCAAGCCTATTTGATACTTGCTGAGCGAGCAGTTATTCGGACTGATGGGCTCTAGGAAGTTTCAAGGGCTGGCTTTCGTGTGGATTCTCACACTCTGACAAAGGCACCGGGCACGAGAGCAGTGAGATCCTTTGGTATGATATGCATGTTCTGTGTGCTTTCGGAACTTGATCGAAACAGAGGCCCATCGAAAATCCAATCACCAGTTGTCAGATCTCACTTCCTTCGCAACAGGGATATCATGAGAAAGATGGTAAGACAATTGAGAGGAATGACTGTTACGCAAATGCAAGCTATAAAGACCTTAAAGCCTTTACTAAGAAACTCGTATCCTAATAAAGGGTTTAAGAATTTTTCCTAGTATCTGTCTATGTTCTGTTTGTCTAAGTCTAAGAAGTCAACATATGGGCTACTTGCAGTTGAGACGTGGGGTTGAGACGTGGGGCTGAGAGCCTATAATCATCACAAAGAACTTTGTATCTTGAATACCAACTTCACCAAACAAGGCCGTACCTATTACTTCTTGATAAGATGGCCAAAGACTGAAAATGGAAGCAACTGCCCTGGATCTGGCACTCGCATAGTAGGGTAAAGGAATGTTGGCGTGACCCATGTGAAGAATGCGCATAGCCAGATAAACCCAACTATCCAACGTAATGGGCTTGAGAGTGGAATGTGCACGGTTGCAGCTTGCATCGCATCTTCAAACATAATCGCCACTGGCTGTAGAAGAAAAAAGGTCTCAATCTCATACCACTCTCCGGCCTCAAGACGATAGAAGTAATGCAGGCAGCGGTGCATCAGCGCAGAAGTGAAGAATGTCAATATCAGGCGTGAGTATCGCGACAGCGGCGTACCACGACGGAGCCGGAGAACTCTATCCGGGATGAAGTCTCCCCAGCCAGTCAGAGCCTTGCGGAAAAGTTGATGCCAAAACGTTCTGGAAGTCATTTAGTACATAGGTACTTATTATATCGATCAGCAGGGTTTTTAAGAGTACCACTTACCCCCAAAAGGTCCGAACAGTCGACCATGAACTTATTGGCCCGTTGAGGTGCGGCCAATCCTCCGGCTTACACAAACCAAGCAAAACTGATACCGCAGCTACAAAGCCATGGGCTAATCGTACTGAGATATAACCAATAACCCAATTTCCAAGGGAGCTAGAAATGCGGAAGATTACATCTTCCCGAGTCAAGCTTGATAAGTTGAACAGTGACTGCTTCTCCCTCGTGATCAGGTGCCCTTCTGGACGCGGCGCAAGCAATATGGCATCCAAGATGAGATAACAGCCCACGCACTCAATAATCTTTGTTATAACAAAGAGAATAGAATTTGACGAGACCCGTTTCTTCATCGAAATCTCCCCTCGTAGGCCAACACGGCGCAGGCTAAAATACATGCCCACGGCACGAAGAAGACGGGTGACAGTGCTTAACCGACGGCCCAACCGTCTCTCCTCTACCGTGAGGATATCGTCGGCATCGTAGCGCGAGAGCAGAACCTGTTCAGTGCCATTGGCGTACAGTCCCCAGCTGAACAAAGAAATGCCGGTTATCTGGGCTTGAGGCAGGGAAGATTCCAAAAGAGAAGTGTAAAGGGAATACTGCAGGCAACTCAGCGCCACCGTTGCACCAATCCGACTGAGGACACCGCTTTTCGGGATGCAGACAATAATGCTTGCGAAAATGACGGGGATACTGCAGGCGAGAATGACGATTTGAGAAATTGAGCCTGGTTCTGGATGGTCCATCGTAGCAATTGAGATAAGGTGGCGGCGGAAGCCACTCTAGATGCGTAGGACGGATCAGATTTGCTGAGAAtagaagttgaagaagaaggattaCCGCAATAATGCATGTGCGGGTGGTTCGGCATTTGAACGAGATCGACCCCTGTAAATTTAAGGTTTAAAGTGCATTATGTAGAGTACGTGCCGATAAAAACAAAACACACAGTTCTAGCGCCTTCATCTGCCATAGTCTATTTCTCGTAACACATTATTCAACCTCCAATATCCTTCTGGCCACATAGGTCCTCTAGCTGGAACCTCACCCCGTAGGATAGAAGCAACAGGAACTTCCACTCCATAAAAATCCTCGTTTGCCTTGTCTCTCGTCGTGATTACAGTCCCATCAATCTGTGCCCCAACATACAAGCCCCTACTCTTCACATAGCTCCATATAGGTTCGTCAACCCCGTTGCTGTTAACCGTCGAATCAACATACACGCCCGTACCAACCGGCCCAGCGGTAACAGCGACCTCGCCACCGAAGGAGACTCTTGGTTTGGTGAATGCGGCTACGGCTTCGGGGGTTCGCAGAACACATACGCAGTCGTATATATCCATGGCAACCATGAAGCCAACGCTGAGGGTGTTGACGGCAAAGGAAGATGGCGGCGACCACGACCCATCGGGCCGCCGCGCTACAACAACGCCAGAACCGCTGCCCCAGGAAAACTGCGCCCCAGACCGGAATGCggtgaagatggcgagacCTGCCGCGGACTTGAGGACTTGTCGAGGAATTCTGACTATTGCCTTTCGTCTTGATAATGAGTCGTTTGGCGAAGTGGTTGTAAGTGGTGTTCCGTCTGCAACCAGGTTAGCCCATCCCTTGCAACACCTTTCAAGCCTTTCTTCCACCACGCACCATCCAGGATACATACCACAGAAAGATGTTAGTATGCGTGATGCTTTGTCGCACTCTTTGTCTAGAGTGGTAGGCATGAATGCCTCGCATCCGAGCTTGTTCGCGAAGTCATTCACGGGACCAGCAATCTTGGCACTGAGGACGTGAAGACGATTGGCAAAACCCGACTTGCGGTTTATTTGCATCTCTGTGGATTGTTCTTGGGTCGATGTACTGTTGGCGGAAtatggtggtggtggaggaaAGTGAGTATTCTTGCACTCGTATCCTGTAGGGCGAGTATTGTGGTCTTCATTAACGGGAAGCTCGAACAAGTGATTATTGTTGGATCCCATGGCTGCCATTGGATTTTCAAAAGAGAGTGTGACGTTATTTAATGAGTTCGGAATCCACCGAGGAGAAAATGCTTGACTTTGTACTGTTGAGTCCGCTAATTTCATGCTATAAGTGCTCAACCACGAAAGGGGAAAGCAATGAAGATAAATATTCGAGTCAGTTAAAGTCGTGTGTGATGCCTTCGCATTCTTTGGGAACATACCAAATCATCGGGCGCCGCGGGGCTCTATCGAAGCTTGTGCGAGGCTGTACATGGTAGTAGATTTGTGTATCCGACGGGTCATGTACGAGCCACCGTAGCAGCGCTATGTTTGAAAAAGTGAAAATGACATGACCTGGCCATTCATAAACCTTGAAACATTGACAATGGTGCTACTGTCCGCAAGCGGAATGTGCAGGGTATAGATCGGCCGGGATCAATAGTTAGGGGGCAGATGGCCACGTCTAGGATGCCCGCGGGGTCCGAAGGAGCAGGGATTATGAATTGGAAAAACTAAGACCCAATCGCTGTGTTAGTCTTTACTTATATTCCAATACATAATATAATTTGTTTCGCCTGGCGGTCCTGTATATCCAAAGCCACTCACTAATGGTCACTGAGATTGCCTGCTTTTCGTTCTCATCCACCCAAGCTCTTGCTGTCCAGCATAGTGGTACTTATCGCACTTGGGCTGGTCTATATCCGCCGATACCAGGGTTGAAATGTATAATTTCAACACCGCAACATCCATCGAGCGCTCGGCTGATACGGTGCTCCAGTCCCTAAGCAATAAATATATAGCGCTGTTCCTTAGGGAAGTGAAAATAAGCGAAGTGGCTTACGCTAGCTACCTTTAAACACTTAGAGGACTTACTTCAGTCAAGAGATTGGCCGGAATTACCATAAAATGCTTATTCCGAAAGTCAAAGTTGACCTGTTGGCTGACCCAGGTAGAGAGCGATAGCCAGTAAGACTTTGGACTGAGTAGAAATTGCTTCTTATGCGTTTTTTGCAAATTTCAAAGGTTATTTATCCCGTTTCCATTCGATGGGCTGATCCAGCTCATATCCGCAGCGTCACGGAGTGGCGTCTGCGGCTGAAGAATAATAGGATTCAACAAGCCATAGTACGCAGATAGTAGGATCTAGGCTCGCTAGCCTAGAGTTCTAGATCTCACAAGGCTGAAAAGGTGTTGAAGCCCCTGGCTAGCAGCTGAGTCTgttttaagcttataaacCCCCGGGATATCGCCAACGAAACGTCGTTTCAACATCAACTCGAAACCCTCAAACTTAACACATCATTCTACCCCCTCTCAACATGAAGGCTAGCTTTGTCCCACTCGCTTTCGTTGCCGCCCTCGCTGGCTTTGGAGAGGCACGAAACTGCACCCCTAAGCTTGACCACTGCGGCCATttcctccttgacatcgGTAACACTTCCCTCTAAACCCCCAAGCTGGGATGTCTCTGACAAGTCTCTCTTATAGGCAAATACTACTCCACCATCTCTGACGAGCTCACCCGCGCGACCAAAGCAACGTGTTTCAAGAAGAACCAGATCAACGATGCCCTCTTCTCGTGC
This window encodes:
- a CDS encoding uncharacterized protein (family of unknown function-domain containing protein); the encoded protein is MGSNNNHLFELPVNEDHNTRPTGYECKNTHFPPPPPYSANSTSTQEQSTEMQINRKSGFANRLHVLSAKIAGPVNDFANKLGCEAFMPTTLDKECDKASRILTSFCDGTPLTTTSPNDSLSRRKAIVRIPRQVLKSAAGLAIFTAFRSGAQFSWGSGSGVVVARRPDGSWSPPSSFAVNTLSVGFMVAMDIYDCVCVLRTPEAVAAFTKPRVSFGGEVAVTAGPVGTGVYVDSTVNSNGVDEPIWSYVKSRGLLWQMKALELIPVIFASIIVCIPKSGVLSRIGATVALSCLQYSLYTSLLESSLPQAQITGISLFSWGLYANGTEQVLLSRYDADDILTVEERRLGRRLSTVTRLLRAVGMYFSLRRVGLRGEISMKKRVSSNSILFVITKIIECVGCYLILDAILLAPRPEGHLITREKQSLFNLSSLTREDVIFRISSSLGNWVIGYISVRLAHGFVAAVSVLLGLCKPEDWPHLNGPISSWSTVRTFWGTFWHQLFRKALTGWGDFIPDRVLRLRRGTPLSRYSRLILTFFTSALMHRCLHYFYRLEAGEWYEIETFFLLQPVAIMFEDAMQAATVHIPLSSPLRWIVGFIWLCAFFTWVTPTFLYPTMRVPDPGQLLPFSVFGHLIKK